One genomic region from Frateuria soli encodes:
- a CDS encoding aquaporin — translation MLSRKLLAEFIGTALLLAAVVGSGIMGVTLSPGNTGVALLANAAATAGALYVLIVLFGPISGAHFNPVVTLALWLRGELRAREALAYVLVQLAAAIVGVLLAHAMFELPLLQPGTRVRSGAAQWLSEGVAAFGLLLTILLGMRHRPAAVPALVASYIFAAYWFTASTSFANPAVTLARALTRTFAGIRPADVSGFVLAQVAGALVAVVVAAKLDDRTRDRTSR, via the coding sequence ATGCTGTCACGCAAGCTCCTGGCCGAGTTCATCGGCACGGCCCTGCTGCTCGCCGCCGTGGTGGGCTCGGGAATCATGGGCGTGACGCTCTCCCCGGGAAACACCGGCGTGGCCCTGCTCGCCAACGCGGCGGCAACGGCCGGTGCGCTCTATGTACTGATCGTCCTGTTCGGGCCAATTTCCGGCGCGCACTTCAATCCGGTGGTGACCCTTGCCCTGTGGCTGCGCGGTGAACTGCGCGCCCGCGAAGCCCTGGCCTACGTGCTGGTGCAGCTGGCGGCGGCGATCGTCGGCGTGCTGCTCGCGCACGCCATGTTCGAGCTGCCGCTGCTGCAGCCGGGCACGCGGGTGCGCAGCGGCGCGGCGCAATGGTTGAGCGAGGGCGTGGCCGCCTTCGGCCTGCTGCTGACCATCCTGCTCGGAATGCGGCATCGGCCGGCCGCCGTGCCGGCGCTGGTGGCCAGCTACATCTTCGCCGCGTACTGGTTTACCGCGAGCACTTCCTTCGCCAACCCGGCAGTCACCCTGGCGCGCGCCCTGACCCGCACCTTCGCGGGCATCCGCCCCGCGGATGTCTCCGGGTTCGTGCTGGCCCAGGTGGCCGGCGCGCTCGTTGCCGTGGTCGTGGCGGCGAAGCTGGATGACCGCACGCGCGATCGGACTTCCCGCTGA
- a CDS encoding arsenate reductase ArsC, with product MKKRILFVCIENANRSQMAEAFARLHGGDAVEACSAGSAPSGRINPRAVQFMAELGYDLASHASKSLETIEGDFDAVVTMGCGDRCPWVPARRREDWSLPDPKDLDDAGYRAVRDEISTRVQALLASL from the coding sequence ATGAAAAAGCGCATCCTGTTCGTCTGCATCGAGAACGCCAACCGCAGCCAGATGGCCGAGGCCTTCGCGCGACTCCACGGCGGCGACGCCGTGGAAGCCTGCAGTGCCGGGTCCGCCCCGTCCGGGCGCATCAACCCGCGCGCCGTGCAGTTCATGGCCGAACTCGGGTATGACCTCGCCAGCCACGCCTCCAAGTCGCTCGAGACGATCGAAGGCGACTTCGATGCGGTGGTGACCATGGGCTGCGGCGACCGCTGCCCGTGGGTGCCGGCCCGCCGTCGCGAGGACTGGAGCCTGCCCGACCCGAAGGATCTCGACGACGCGGGCTATCGCGCGGTGCGCGACGAGATTTCCACCCGCGTGCAAGCGCTGCTGGCCTCGCTCTGA
- a CDS encoding ArsI/CadI family heavy metal resistance metalloenzyme — MNRFHVHLNVADLATSIRFYTALFGAEPTVRKDDYAKWMVEDPQVNFAISSTGRQPGIDHLGIQADSGEALAALGHRLDAAGGALVPEQATVCCYARSDKLWTEDPQGTRWETFHTLGEATTYHAGEAPCATDGTSCSPDLRAAKPRVAKGASCCAPGSGCC; from the coding sequence ATGAACCGCTTCCACGTACATCTCAACGTCGCCGACCTGGCGACCAGCATCCGCTTCTACACCGCGCTGTTCGGCGCCGAGCCGACCGTGCGCAAGGACGACTACGCCAAGTGGATGGTGGAGGACCCGCAGGTCAACTTCGCCATCTCGAGCACGGGCCGCCAACCCGGTATCGACCACCTGGGCATCCAGGCCGACAGCGGCGAAGCGCTGGCCGCGCTCGGCCACCGGCTGGATGCGGCCGGCGGCGCCCTCGTGCCGGAGCAGGCGACCGTCTGCTGCTACGCGCGCTCGGACAAGCTGTGGACCGAAGATCCGCAGGGTACGCGCTGGGAAACCTTCCACACGCTGGGTGAGGCGACCACCTACCACGCGGGCGAGGCGCCCTGCGCGACCGACGGCACCAGTTGCAGCCCGGACCTGCGCGCGGCGAAGCCCAGGGTCGCCAAGGGGGCATCCTGCTGCGCCCCGGGCTCCGGCTGCTGCTGA
- a CDS encoding ArsR/SmtB family transcription factor: MEIKAALAALSALGHESRLAAFRGLVQAGPEGLSVGELREHLDLPPATLTAHLNVLRAAGLVSDQREGRVIRVRADYTRMDALLAYLTENCCAGTTSCGPTSSCKPRRKRT; this comes from the coding sequence ATGGAAATCAAAGCCGCCCTCGCCGCGCTGAGCGCGCTCGGCCACGAATCGCGCCTGGCCGCCTTTCGCGGGCTCGTGCAAGCCGGACCCGAGGGCCTGTCCGTGGGTGAACTGCGCGAGCACCTGGACCTGCCGCCGGCCACCCTTACCGCACACCTCAACGTGCTGCGCGCGGCCGGGCTGGTGAGCGACCAGCGCGAAGGCCGGGTCATCCGCGTGCGTGCCGACTACACCCGGATGGACGCACTGCTGGCCTACCTCACCGAGAACTGCTGCGCCGGGACCACCTCCTGTGGCCCGACGTCGTCCTGCAAGCCACGCCGCAAGAGGACCTGA
- a CDS encoding NAD(P)-dependent alcohol dehydrogenase — protein sequence MKTKAYGAHASDKPLEALDIERRQPGPRDVQIDIAYCGVCHSDLHTVRSEWAGTLYPCVPGHEIVGHVSAVGSEVTGFKVGDTVGVGCMVDSCQHCASCGEGLEQFCESGFTGTYNGKTPDAPGHTLGGYAQQIVVSDRFVLKIRHPEDQLAAVAPLLCAGITTYSPLRHWGAGPGKKVGIVGIGGLGHMGIKLAHAMGAHTVAFTTSESKRQDAHDLGADEVVISKNPDDMARHAGSFDFILNTVAASHDLDAYTRLLKRDGTLCLVGVPEHAHPSPSVGTLIFGRRSIAGSLIGGIAETQEMLDFCAEHGIVADIEMIPAQKINEAYDRMQRSDVKYRFVIDNASLAA from the coding sequence ATGAAGACCAAGGCCTACGGCGCCCACGCCAGCGACAAGCCGCTCGAAGCGCTCGACATCGAGCGTCGCCAGCCCGGCCCGCGCGACGTGCAGATCGACATCGCCTACTGCGGCGTCTGCCATTCGGACCTGCACACGGTCCGCTCCGAGTGGGCCGGCACCCTTTATCCTTGCGTGCCCGGCCACGAGATCGTCGGACACGTCAGCGCGGTCGGCAGCGAGGTCACCGGCTTCAAGGTCGGCGACACCGTCGGCGTCGGCTGCATGGTCGACAGCTGCCAGCACTGCGCCTCGTGCGGGGAAGGACTGGAGCAGTTCTGCGAGAGCGGCTTCACCGGCACCTACAACGGCAAGACGCCGGACGCACCCGGCCACACGCTGGGCGGTTACGCGCAGCAGATCGTGGTCAGCGACCGCTTCGTGCTGAAGATCCGCCACCCCGAGGACCAGCTCGCCGCCGTGGCTCCCCTGCTGTGCGCGGGCATCACCACCTACTCGCCGCTGCGCCACTGGGGCGCGGGCCCCGGCAAGAAGGTCGGCATCGTCGGCATCGGCGGACTGGGCCACATGGGCATCAAGCTGGCCCACGCGATGGGTGCGCACACGGTCGCCTTCACCACCTCCGAATCCAAGCGTCAGGATGCGCACGATCTGGGCGCGGACGAGGTGGTAATTTCAAAGAACCCCGACGACATGGCCAGGCACGCGGGCAGCTTCGACTTCATCCTCAACACGGTGGCCGCCAGCCACGACCTCGATGCCTACACCCGCCTGCTCAAGCGTGACGGCACGCTGTGCCTGGTCGGCGTGCCGGAGCATGCGCATCCCAGCCCCAGCGTCGGGACACTGATCTTCGGACGCCGCTCGATCGCCGGCTCGCTGATCGGCGGCATCGCCGAGACGCAGGAGATGCTCGATTTCTGCGCCGAGCACGGCATCGTCGCGGACATCGAGATGATTCCCGCGCAAAAGATCAACGAGGCCTACGACCGCATGCAGCGCAGCGACGTGAAGTATCGCTTCGTGATCGACAACGCCTCGCTGGCCGCCTGA